The Sorangiineae bacterium MSr11367 genome window below encodes:
- a CDS encoding TonB family protein has translation MPARRLPFAGVLFLGAFSAARFSFAQGTQQPPAPPPPPSPQDDPRGSAVPRGASGASLTTPADSSAPAPAPPPAAVIVPPKLVTDEGAQYPDSALKEGLTDTVTVVLVLEIDPTGGVRNATVETPVGHGFDEAALAAAKKLRFEPAQRGGKPVAARIKHQYVFAPPVSRLVGRVAASRSDAPIAGANVVVRGPDGTEQSTQTAADGTWSLEKLRPGAYEVRISAPRFTAQNATQDLKPGEEVSTVTRLEREGAEAPPPDDDVEEVTVKGTRPPREVTRRTLEMREMTRIPGTSGDALRSLQNLPGVARPPGLAGLLIVRGSAPNDTNIFMDGTLVPIVYHFGGLSSVVPTEMLQKIDFYPGNFSTQYGRVMGGIVDVGLRDPKKDRLHGMAQVDLIDARVLAEGPIGKTGWNFAVAGRRSYVDLWLKPVLESANAGVTTAPVYYDYQAMIQKDFDKNSNFRLMLLGSDDRLELLIKNPAASDPAIGGGISAHTGFWRAQARYRNKMSRDTELKIMGAVGQDFVDFSLGDVYFKLSSVPMTSRIELSQRITKGVLANIGVDMLYSPYKVQVRAPPFPRPGEPPGGPGLSRPPLETNDTDAILRPGLYTEFELTPWRGGRIVPGVRLDYAKDTKEWDFGPRVVMRQDLTRGFPRTTLKGGMGIFYQPPQPQETNPVYGQGGLRSNRAYHYSLGVEQEFTQNIEASLEGYYKELDRLVISNNGNSGTGQAYGMEVLLRYKPDARFFGWLAYTLSRSTRKDTPLDDERLSPFSQTHILTVLGSYRLGRGWELGARFRLVSGSLYTPSTYGFYDENAGVPLALQSYPPYSARMPLFHQLDIRVDKSWKFKDWQFSVYADIQNVYNHGNVEGVSYNYNYTQNTFATGLPFLPSLGMRGEF, from the coding sequence ATGCCCGCGCGACGTCTGCCCTTCGCGGGGGTGCTTTTCCTTGGCGCGTTCTCGGCAGCGCGCTTTTCTTTCGCCCAGGGAACGCAGCAGCCCCCCGCACCACCACCACCACCTTCTCCCCAGGACGATCCTCGTGGGAGCGCCGTTCCACGCGGTGCTTCCGGGGCTTCGCTCACGACGCCTGCCGATTCATCGGCGCCCGCACCGGCTCCGCCGCCTGCGGCGGTGATCGTTCCACCCAAATTGGTCACCGACGAGGGGGCCCAGTATCCGGATTCTGCGCTCAAGGAAGGATTGACGGATACCGTCACCGTCGTTCTCGTTCTGGAGATCGATCCCACCGGCGGCGTGCGCAACGCCACGGTGGAGACACCCGTTGGTCACGGCTTCGACGAGGCGGCGCTGGCCGCGGCGAAGAAGCTGCGGTTCGAGCCGGCACAGCGCGGCGGAAAGCCCGTCGCGGCGCGCATCAAGCACCAGTATGTCTTTGCGCCACCCGTGTCGCGGCTCGTGGGGCGCGTGGCGGCGTCCAGGTCGGATGCGCCCATCGCAGGGGCCAACGTCGTCGTGCGCGGGCCCGACGGCACCGAGCAATCGACGCAAACGGCGGCCGATGGCACGTGGAGCCTCGAGAAGCTTCGCCCCGGTGCCTACGAGGTGCGCATCTCCGCGCCGCGTTTCACCGCGCAAAACGCCACGCAGGACCTGAAGCCCGGCGAGGAAGTCAGCACCGTGACACGCCTCGAGCGCGAGGGCGCCGAGGCACCGCCGCCGGACGATGACGTCGAAGAGGTCACCGTCAAGGGCACGCGTCCGCCCCGGGAGGTCACCCGCCGCACCTTGGAAATGCGCGAGATGACCCGCATCCCCGGCACCTCGGGTGATGCGCTGCGGTCGCTGCAGAACCTGCCCGGCGTGGCGCGCCCTCCGGGGCTCGCGGGCTTGCTCATCGTGCGCGGGTCGGCGCCCAACGACACGAACATCTTCATGGATGGGACCTTGGTGCCCATCGTGTACCACTTCGGTGGACTCAGCTCGGTCGTGCCCACCGAGATGCTGCAGAAGATCGACTTCTACCCGGGCAACTTCAGCACGCAGTACGGCCGGGTCATGGGCGGTATCGTCGACGTGGGGCTGCGCGATCCGAAGAAGGACCGCCTGCACGGCATGGCCCAGGTCGACCTGATCGACGCGCGCGTGCTCGCCGAGGGACCCATCGGCAAGACGGGATGGAACTTCGCCGTGGCCGGGCGGCGCTCCTACGTGGATCTCTGGCTCAAGCCGGTTCTCGAATCGGCCAATGCCGGAGTGACCACCGCGCCCGTTTATTACGATTACCAGGCGATGATCCAAAAGGACTTCGACAAGAATTCCAACTTCCGCCTGATGCTTTTAGGCTCGGACGATCGCCTGGAGCTGCTGATCAAGAATCCCGCGGCATCGGACCCGGCCATCGGCGGTGGAATCAGTGCGCATACCGGCTTTTGGCGTGCGCAGGCGCGGTATCGCAACAAGATGAGCCGCGATACCGAATTGAAGATCATGGGCGCGGTGGGGCAGGACTTCGTCGATTTCTCGCTCGGTGACGTCTATTTCAAATTGAGCAGTGTCCCGATGACGTCGCGCATCGAGCTCTCGCAGCGCATCACCAAGGGCGTGCTCGCGAACATCGGCGTCGACATGCTCTATTCGCCGTACAAAGTGCAGGTCCGTGCGCCGCCGTTTCCGCGTCCGGGCGAGCCGCCGGGCGGCCCCGGTTTGAGCCGCCCGCCGCTGGAGACGAACGACACCGACGCGATCTTGCGCCCCGGCCTGTACACGGAGTTCGAGCTCACCCCGTGGCGCGGCGGCCGCATCGTACCCGGCGTGCGCCTCGATTACGCGAAGGACACGAAGGAGTGGGATTTCGGCCCGCGCGTGGTCATGCGGCAGGATCTCACCCGAGGCTTCCCGCGCACGACCTTGAAGGGCGGTATGGGCATCTTCTACCAGCCGCCGCAGCCGCAGGAGACCAATCCCGTTTACGGTCAGGGCGGCCTTCGCTCGAACCGCGCGTACCATTATTCATTGGGCGTCGAGCAGGAGTTCACCCAGAACATCGAGGCCTCGCTCGAGGGGTATTACAAAGAGCTCGATCGATTGGTCATCAGCAACAACGGAAATAGCGGTACGGGCCAGGCGTACGGTATGGAGGTGCTCCTGCGCTACAAGCCCGATGCGCGCTTCTTCGGGTGGCTCGCGTATACGCTGTCGCGCAGCACGCGCAAGGATACGCCGCTCGACGACGAGCGACTCTCGCCGTTTTCGCAGACGCACATTCTGACCGTGTTGGGAAGCTACCGGCTCGGGCGTGGATGGGAGCTCGGCGCGCGTTTTCGCCTGGTGTCGGGCAGCCTCTACACGCCGAGCACGTATGGCTTCTACGACGAGAACGCGGGCGTGCCGCTGGCCTTGCAGAGCTATCCGCCATACAGCGCGCGCATGCCGCTGTTTCATCAGCTCGATATCCGCGTCGACAAATCGTGGAAGTTCAAAGATTGGCAATTCAGCGTCTATGCCGATATCCAGAACGTCTACAATCACGGCAACGTCGAGGGCGTTAGCTACAATTACAATTACACGCAGAACACGTTCGCCACGGGGCTCCCGTTCCTGCCGAGCCTGGGCATGCGCGGAGAATTTTGA